In Streptomyces sp. NBC_00448, the following are encoded in one genomic region:
- a CDS encoding TetR/AcrR family transcriptional regulator produces MTTARRQATRQKLFEAAVTLIAEQGFSATTVDEIAERAGVAKGTVYYNFASKNVLFEELLRHGVGLLTVSLRRAADETVARGGSRVDALDAMIRSGLAFIARYPSFTQLYVAELWRTNRTWQDTLMTVRQEAVAVVEKVLGEAMERGEVSGEIDVPLTASALFGMVLVAALDWQAFQPERSLDDVHEALSRLLQGRVGGAAAHRCAR; encoded by the coding sequence ATGACCACCGCACGACGCCAGGCCACCCGGCAGAAGCTGTTCGAGGCCGCCGTCACCCTCATCGCCGAGCAGGGCTTCTCCGCCACCACGGTCGACGAGATCGCCGAGCGCGCCGGGGTCGCCAAGGGGACCGTCTACTACAACTTCGCCAGCAAGAACGTCCTGTTCGAGGAGCTGCTGCGGCACGGCGTCGGGTTGCTGACGGTGTCGTTGCGGCGGGCCGCGGACGAGACGGTGGCGCGCGGCGGCAGCCGGGTCGACGCGCTGGACGCGATGATCCGCTCGGGGCTCGCCTTCATCGCCCGCTACCCGTCCTTCACGCAGCTGTACGTCGCGGAACTGTGGCGGACCAACCGCACCTGGCAGGACACGCTCATGACCGTCCGGCAGGAAGCGGTCGCCGTGGTCGAGAAGGTGCTCGGGGAGGCGATGGAACGCGGCGAGGTGAGTGGCGAGATCGATGTGCCGCTGACCGCGTCGGCGCTCTTCGGGATGGTGCTGGTCGCCGCGCTCGACTGGCAGGCGTTCCAGCCCGAGCGCAGCCTCGACGACGTCCACGAGGCGCTGTCGCGGCTGCTCCAGGGGCGGGTGGGCGGCGCCGCGGCCCACCGCTGTGCTCGGTGA
- a CDS encoding phytoene desaturase family protein yields the protein MGRIAVVGAGMAGMAAAARLATGGHDVVVYERGETYGGGVGAFARDGFAFDTGPGLLQLPAVYRDLFVKTGRESLEDSVELVQTDPAGRHVFADGTDVSLPNASRSGVIEALDGAFGPGSGERWSEVLVRARQVWEGVRRPLLEEPIGDPKPLSKDPYPARRKGLLRRPPHLADVAADELGGDPRPAALLEWYALGNGLDPRTAPAAAAVLPYLEQSFGVWYVRGGMRALADALYARCRARKVEFRFGAEVMGVEVHDGRVRGLRFTDHSTGAADVVAASVPVPCLPQETLPSGGKDLRPLAGARDEPGRCTVHVALRGSRPAGAAHRTVVHAADRGAALDWVFGHVRAEVPAPGALTVTVLRPDDPATRPDDGHEAVTVTATVPRHTAGRTNSGSHSGSASGSGVDWSGGDFVDAFAERMLEVAERAVPGLRERELWREVRTPRDVERETGAAGGSVPVPTLPGAGGALFRPPNQTAFNGLYFLGGWAHPGGGLPHAGMSAAIVADLVAGGPGGSR from the coding sequence ATGGGACGGATTGCGGTGGTGGGCGCCGGGATGGCCGGGATGGCGGCGGCGGCGCGGCTCGCGACGGGCGGACACGACGTCGTGGTGTACGAACGCGGGGAGACGTACGGCGGAGGCGTGGGCGCCTTCGCCCGGGACGGCTTCGCGTTCGACACCGGCCCGGGCCTGCTCCAGCTCCCCGCGGTCTACCGCGACCTGTTCGTGAAGACCGGCCGGGAGAGCCTGGAGGACAGCGTCGAGCTGGTGCAGACCGACCCGGCCGGCCGCCACGTCTTCGCGGACGGCACCGACGTGTCGCTGCCGAACGCCTCCCGCTCGGGGGTGATCGAGGCGCTGGACGGCGCGTTCGGCCCGGGCAGCGGCGAGCGCTGGAGCGAGGTGCTGGTGAGGGCGCGGCAGGTGTGGGAGGGCGTCCGCAGGCCGCTGCTGGAGGAGCCGATCGGGGACCCGAAGCCGCTGTCCAAGGACCCGTACCCGGCCCGGCGCAAGGGCCTGCTGCGGCGCCCGCCGCACCTGGCCGACGTGGCCGCGGACGAGCTCGGCGGTGATCCGCGCCCGGCCGCGCTGCTGGAGTGGTACGCCCTGGGCAATGGGCTCGACCCGCGTACGGCGCCCGCGGCGGCGGCCGTACTGCCGTACCTGGAGCAGTCGTTCGGCGTCTGGTACGTCCGCGGCGGGATGCGGGCGCTCGCGGACGCGCTGTACGCCCGCTGCCGAGCCCGGAAGGTGGAGTTCCGGTTCGGCGCCGAGGTGATGGGCGTGGAGGTGCACGACGGCCGGGTGCGCGGGCTCCGGTTCACCGACCACTCGACCGGGGCCGCCGACGTGGTGGCCGCGTCCGTGCCGGTGCCCTGCCTCCCGCAGGAGACCCTCCCGTCGGGCGGGAAGGACCTGCGGCCGCTCGCCGGGGCGCGGGACGAGCCAGGGCGCTGCACGGTGCACGTGGCGCTGCGCGGCTCGCGCCCGGCCGGTGCGGCGCACCGTACGGTCGTGCACGCCGCAGACCGGGGGGCCGCGCTGGACTGGGTGTTCGGGCACGTGCGGGCCGAGGTGCCGGCGCCGGGGGCGCTGACGGTCACCGTGCTGCGACCGGACGACCCGGCGACGCGGCCGGACGACGGGCACGAGGCGGTCACCGTGACGGCCACGGTGCCGCGGCACACCGCCGGGCGCACCAACTCCGGTTCCCACTCGGGCTCCGCCTCCGGCTCCGGGGTGGACTGGTCCGGCGGGGACTTCGTGGACGCGTTCGCCGAGCGGATGCTGGAGGTGGCGGAGCGGGCCGTTCCCGGCCTGCGGGAGCGGGAGTTGTGGCGCGAGGTCCGCACCCCGCGGGACGTGGAGCGGGAGACGGGGGCGGCGGGCGGTTCGGTGCCGGTTCCCACACTCCCCGGAGCCGGCGGCGCCCTCTTCCGCCCGCCCAACCAGACGGCGTTCAACGGGCTCTACTTCCTCGGGGGTTGGGCCCACCCGGGCGGCGGGCTCCCGCACGCGGGCATGTCCGCGGCGATCGTCGCCGACCTCGTCGCCGGCGGCCCGGGCGGCAGCCGCTGA
- a CDS encoding methyltransferase: MSRAGSRPGGVDPIRPRASLRTAVVWEVLQGALERRAKSSDRPALDVLDTGGGTGNFAVPVARLGHRVTVVDPSPDALFALERRAAEAGVTDRVTGVQGDVHGLLGVIRPGGYDMVLCHGVLEYVDDPAEGVRNVVEALRPAGSLSLLAAGRGGAVLARALAGHFGEAQQALLDPDGRYGAADSLPRRFTADDLTRLVTDAGLRTASVHGVRVFADLVPGVLVDTEPGAAEALLRLELAAAEDPGFHSVATQLHVLAERD, from the coding sequence ATGTCCCGTGCAGGGTCCCGTCCAGGAGGGGTGGACCCGATCCGACCCCGTGCCAGCCTTCGTACCGCCGTGGTGTGGGAGGTGCTCCAGGGCGCCCTGGAGCGGCGCGCCAAGTCCTCGGACCGGCCGGCGCTCGACGTCCTCGACACCGGCGGCGGCACCGGCAACTTCGCGGTGCCCGTCGCCCGGCTCGGCCACCGCGTCACCGTCGTCGACCCGAGCCCGGACGCGCTGTTCGCCCTGGAGCGGCGGGCGGCCGAGGCCGGCGTCACCGACCGGGTCACCGGCGTCCAGGGCGACGTCCACGGCCTGCTCGGCGTGATCCGCCCCGGCGGATACGACATGGTGCTCTGCCACGGCGTGCTGGAGTACGTCGACGACCCCGCCGAAGGCGTGCGGAACGTGGTGGAGGCCCTCCGCCCGGCCGGCTCGCTGAGCCTGCTCGCCGCCGGGCGCGGCGGCGCCGTGCTGGCCCGTGCGCTCGCCGGGCACTTCGGCGAGGCCCAGCAGGCGCTCCTTGACCCGGACGGCCGATACGGCGCGGCAGACTCCCTGCCCCGCCGCTTCACCGCCGACGACCTGACCCGCCTGGTCACCGACGCGGGACTGCGCACGGCTTCCGTGCACGGTGTACGGGTCTTCGCCGACCTCGTGCCCGGGGTGCTGGTCGACACCGAGCCCGGCGCCGCGGAGGCGCTGCTGCGGCTGGAGCTGGCGGCGGCCGAGGACCCCGGGTTCCACTCCGTCGCCACCCAGCTCCACGTCCTCGCCGAGCGCGACTGA
- a CDS encoding SAV_6107 family HEPN domain-containing protein has product MAVPAMPFVPPTPPVPALSATPGGFGAPAGPGAPADVHPVLRRAAASPGALDLLTQAHIGLQEAALLEPPHERYATAHLAALRTAAAVLAVRGRPEPNPRKRGRIRSVWEVLPEVAPELAEWSALFAAGAERRARADAGIAGAAGPRDADDLLRSAAMFLRLVERMLLLRPAPGGTP; this is encoded by the coding sequence ATGGCCGTTCCCGCGATGCCGTTCGTGCCGCCGACCCCGCCCGTGCCCGCGCTGTCCGCGACACCCGGGGGCTTCGGCGCCCCGGCCGGTCCAGGCGCTCCCGCCGACGTCCACCCCGTGCTGCGCCGCGCCGCCGCGTCCCCCGGCGCGCTCGACCTGCTCACCCAGGCACACATCGGACTTCAGGAAGCCGCTCTCCTCGAACCCCCGCACGAGCGGTACGCGACGGCCCACCTGGCCGCGCTGCGCACCGCCGCCGCCGTGCTCGCGGTGCGCGGCCGCCCCGAGCCCAATCCCCGCAAGCGCGGCCGCATCCGCAGCGTGTGGGAGGTGCTGCCCGAGGTCGCGCCCGAACTGGCCGAGTGGAGCGCCCTGTTCGCGGCCGGCGCCGAGCGCCGGGCGCGGGCCGACGCGGGCATAGCCGGCGCCGCCGGCCCGCGCGACGCCGACGACCTGCTGCGCTCCGCCGCCATGTTCCTGCGCCTGGTGGAACGCATGCTTCTGCTCCGGCCCGCGCCCGGCGGCACACCTTAG
- a CDS encoding transglutaminase TgpA family protein: MSGRARLTVCAVVASLLAAAALLPLTDDSGWFAKAILLVLFQSAVGAACRRIPLARPLTVLVQAVLSLVVLTVMFASQQALGGVLPGPQALQQLGQVVQQGITDVSNYSIPAPVTPGIRILLIGGVTLVALTVDAMAVTYNSAAPAGLPLLALYSVAAGLDSGSAAWLYFLLAAAGYLLLLLAEGRDRMSRWGRVFSSPPPRNAWGGGQAGPARPTPVRGARRIGAMALGIALVAPAALPSLGGGLLDASGHGGGSGIGGRGGGSVNLIAALQDNLNQPSNSEVLTYTTNAKPAAGMYLRIAALDKFDGTQWSPSNLPTEALPDALPRPQGMATDVKYTTATTQVRVDDSYVQGMLPVPFPATSVRTTGDWKYQPEGRMIVGAHGQTAAGQRYTVASMQVEPTAAQLAAAPEATGRIAKQYEQVPGSLPSIVKQTALRETRGATSDYQKAVDLQNYFTSGQFVYNTQAKAGTGVDAIARFLQTKEGFCVHFAFTMAAMARTLHIPARVAIGFTPGAPEANADGVMSVGLKDAHAWPELYFEGIGWTRFEPTPYRGSAPDYTVAPSPTGDPNEQDLAPHTSAPATTGTPAPTQSCDQSDATSGSDCSQAALPASSGSGGGFGGGRAALVVLAALIVLLLLTAPLTWRSRVRRHRLGGGDRPEGLALSAWREVVDTGWDYGIPPDDSETPRRAMARLVRDGHLEGESAQSAAKLATAVEQTLYAAQPRPVPGLSEDVQRVRRGLKAGTNRRGRLRAALLPRSAARIGWALSARWTALASRTRATGQRLTAPLRRRAAREAS; the protein is encoded by the coding sequence ATGAGCGGACGCGCACGGCTCACGGTGTGCGCGGTGGTGGCCTCCTTGCTGGCCGCCGCCGCGTTGCTGCCGCTGACCGACGACAGCGGGTGGTTCGCCAAGGCGATCCTGCTGGTCCTCTTCCAGTCCGCGGTGGGCGCGGCGTGCCGGCGGATACCGCTGGCCAGGCCGCTGACGGTGCTGGTCCAGGCGGTGCTGTCGCTGGTCGTGCTGACGGTGATGTTCGCCTCGCAGCAGGCCCTGGGCGGCGTGCTGCCGGGCCCGCAGGCCCTCCAGCAGCTGGGCCAGGTGGTCCAGCAGGGCATCACCGACGTCTCGAACTACTCGATCCCCGCGCCGGTGACCCCCGGCATCAGAATCCTGCTGATCGGCGGCGTGACCCTCGTCGCGCTCACCGTCGACGCGATGGCGGTCACCTACAACAGCGCGGCCCCGGCCGGGTTGCCGCTGCTCGCGCTGTACTCCGTCGCCGCCGGCCTGGACAGCGGCAGCGCCGCCTGGCTGTACTTCCTGCTGGCCGCGGCCGGCTACCTCCTGCTGCTGCTCGCCGAGGGCCGGGACCGGATGTCCCGCTGGGGCCGGGTGTTCAGCAGCCCGCCGCCGCGCAACGCCTGGGGCGGCGGCCAGGCCGGCCCGGCCAGGCCCACACCAGTGCGCGGCGCCCGCCGGATCGGGGCGATGGCGCTGGGTATCGCGCTGGTCGCGCCCGCCGCGCTGCCCTCGCTCGGCGGCGGCCTGCTGGACGCCTCCGGCCATGGCGGCGGCAGCGGCATCGGCGGCCGCGGCGGCGGCTCGGTCAACCTGATCGCCGCCCTCCAGGACAACCTGAACCAGCCGAGCAACAGCGAGGTGCTCACCTACACCACCAACGCCAAACCCGCCGCGGGCATGTATCTGCGGATCGCGGCGCTGGACAAGTTCGACGGCACGCAGTGGTCGCCGTCGAACCTGCCGACCGAGGCCCTCCCGGACGCGCTGCCGCGCCCCCAGGGCATGGCGACGGACGTGAAGTACACCACCGCCACCACCCAGGTGCGGGTCGACGACAGCTACGTGCAGGGCATGCTGCCGGTGCCGTTCCCCGCGACGAGCGTGCGGACCACGGGCGACTGGAAGTACCAGCCCGAGGGCCGGATGATCGTCGGCGCGCACGGCCAGACCGCGGCCGGCCAGCGCTACACCGTCGCCAGCATGCAGGTCGAGCCGACCGCCGCCCAGCTCGCCGCGGCACCCGAGGCCACCGGGCGGATCGCCAAGCAGTACGAGCAGGTACCCGGCTCGCTGCCGTCGATCGTCAAGCAGACCGCGCTGCGTGAGACCAGGGGCGCCACCAGCGACTACCAGAAGGCCGTCGACCTCCAGAACTACTTCACCTCCGGCCAGTTCGTGTACAACACGCAGGCCAAGGCGGGCACCGGGGTGGACGCGATCGCCCGGTTCCTGCAGACGAAGGAGGGCTTCTGCGTCCACTTCGCCTTCACCATGGCGGCGATGGCCCGCACCCTGCACATCCCGGCCCGGGTCGCGATCGGCTTCACCCCCGGCGCGCCCGAGGCCAACGCCGACGGGGTGATGTCGGTGGGGCTGAAGGACGCGCACGCCTGGCCCGAGCTGTACTTCGAGGGGATCGGCTGGACCCGGTTCGAGCCGACGCCGTACCGCGGCAGCGCGCCCGACTACACCGTGGCCCCCTCCCCCACCGGCGACCCCAACGAGCAGGACCTCGCGCCGCACACCTCGGCGCCCGCCACGACCGGCACGCCCGCTCCGACGCAGAGCTGCGACCAGAGCGACGCGACATCGGGCAGCGACTGCTCGCAGGCCGCGCTGCCCGCGAGCAGCGGCTCCGGCGGCGGCTTCGGCGGCGGCCGGGCGGCACTGGTGGTGCTGGCCGCGCTGATCGTGCTGCTGCTCCTCACCGCCCCGCTGACGTGGCGCTCGCGGGTCCGCAGACACCGGCTCGGCGGCGGGGACCGGCCCGAGGGGCTCGCGCTGTCCGCGTGGCGGGAGGTCGTCGACACCGGGTGGGACTACGGCATCCCGCCGGACGACTCGGAGACCCCCCGCCGGGCGATGGCCCGGCTGGTGCGGGACGGCCACCTGGAGGGTGAGTCGGCGCAGTCCGCCGCCAAGCTCGCCACGGCCGTGGAGCAGACCCTCTACGCCGCGCAGCCCCGGCCGGTCCCCGGGCTCTCGGAGGACGTCCAGCGCGTCCGCCGGGGCCTGAAGGCCGGGACGAACCGGCGCGGGCGGCTGCGGGCGGCTCTGCTGCCGCGTTCGGCGGCCCGGATCGGATGGGCGCTGTCCGCCCGCTGGACGGCGCTCGCCTCGCGCACCCGGGCCACCGGGCAGCGGCTCACGGCGCCGCTGCGCAGGAGGGCGGCCCGGGAGGCGTCGTAG
- a CDS encoding DUF58 domain-containing protein encodes MTGPYAAPRPPGVPPVGPSSDDERPTGGFRRALGGLTTRGRSFVAAGVAAAACSYVLGQSDLLRVGLLLAALPLVCVAVLYRTRYRVAGSRRLAPSRVPAMSEARVHLRVDNVSRMPTGLLMLQDRVPYVLGPRPRFVLDRVEPGGHREVSYRVRSDLRGRYPLGPLQLRLTDPFGMVELTRSFSAFDTLTVVPKVEPLPPVRLAGESSGYGESRTRALSLAGDDDVIPRGYRHGDDLRRVHWRSTAKYGELMVRREEQPNRARCTVLLDTRRDAYFGAGPDSAFEWAVSGAASVATHMLERGFAVRLLTDTGSSVPGPEGTSGYGGDSSDMAGLLLDTLAVVDHSDGDTLAAAYDVLRSANEGLLVGFFGDLYQEQAATIARMRQRAGGAVAFVLDSDDWLARELGARPGPELSAVQPGVDGAEPDSTERAVRMLREAGWNVVEVQPGAALPELWQQADRYRSREETQAAQAHQAPRGAGAAG; translated from the coding sequence GTGACCGGGCCCTACGCGGCCCCCCGGCCCCCGGGCGTCCCGCCGGTCGGGCCCTCGTCCGACGACGAGCGGCCGACCGGCGGTTTCCGCCGGGCGCTGGGCGGACTGACCACCCGCGGCCGGTCGTTCGTCGCCGCCGGGGTCGCCGCCGCCGCCTGTTCGTACGTCCTGGGCCAGTCCGACCTGCTGCGGGTCGGGCTGCTGCTGGCCGCGCTGCCGCTGGTGTGCGTGGCCGTGCTCTACCGCACCCGCTACCGGGTGGCCGGCAGCCGGCGGCTGGCGCCCTCCCGGGTGCCGGCGATGTCCGAGGCGCGGGTGCACCTGCGGGTGGACAACGTCTCGCGGATGCCCACCGGCCTGCTGATGCTCCAGGACCGGGTGCCCTACGTCCTCGGGCCGCGGCCCCGGTTCGTGCTGGACCGGGTGGAGCCCGGCGGCCACCGCGAGGTGTCCTACCGGGTCCGCTCCGACCTGCGCGGCCGCTACCCGCTGGGCCCGCTGCAACTGCGGCTGACCGACCCGTTCGGGATGGTCGAACTGACCCGCTCGTTCAGCGCGTTCGACACCCTCACCGTGGTGCCCAAGGTCGAGCCGCTGCCGCCGGTGCGGCTGGCCGGCGAGTCCTCCGGATACGGCGAGAGCCGCACCCGCGCGCTGTCACTGGCCGGCGACGACGACGTCATCCCGCGCGGCTACCGGCACGGCGACGACCTGCGCCGGGTGCACTGGCGGTCCACCGCGAAGTACGGCGAGCTGATGGTGCGCCGTGAGGAGCAGCCGAACCGGGCGCGCTGCACCGTGCTGCTCGACACCCGCAGGGACGCCTACTTCGGCGCCGGCCCGGACTCCGCCTTCGAGTGGGCGGTGTCCGGCGCCGCGTCGGTGGCCACCCACATGCTGGAGCGCGGCTTCGCGGTGCGGCTGCTCACCGACACCGGCAGCAGCGTGCCGGGCCCCGAGGGCACCTCCGGCTACGGCGGCGACTCCAGCGACATGGCCGGGCTGCTGCTGGACACCCTCGCGGTGGTCGACCACTCCGACGGCGACACCCTGGCGGCCGCGTACGACGTGCTGCGGTCGGCCAACGAGGGCCTGCTGGTGGGGTTCTTCGGCGACCTCTACCAGGAGCAGGCGGCCACCATCGCGCGGATGCGGCAACGGGCCGGCGGCGCCGTGGCGTTCGTGCTGGACAGCGACGACTGGCTGGCCCGCGAGCTGGGCGCCAGGCCCGGCCCGGAACTGTCCGCGGTGCAGCCCGGCGTCGACGGCGCGGAGCCGGACAGCACCGAACGCGCGGTGCGGATGCTGCGCGAGGCGGGATGGAACGTGGTGGAGGTGCAGCCGGGCGCCGCGTTGCCGGAACTGTGGCAGCAGGCGGACCGTTACCGGTCACGCGAGGAGACGCAAGCGGCGCAGGCGCACCAGGCGCCGCGCGGAGCGGGGGCGGCGGGATGA
- a CDS encoding terpene synthase family protein, producing MPQPFELPKFYVPYPARLNPHLERAREHSKEWAREMTMIEGSGIWAESDFDSHDYALLCAYTHPDASGPELDLVTDWYVWVFFFDDHFLDIFKRTPDMAGAKAYLDRLPAFMPVDLAQEVPEPTNQVEAGLADLWRRTVPQMSEGYRRRFHESTRHLLEESLWELSNISTGRVSNPIEYIEMRRKVGGAPWSANLIEHAAGAEVPDAIAASRPMRVLRDCFADSVHLRNDLFSYQREIEDEGELSNAVLVLERFLDQTPQEAADTVNDLLTSRLQQFEHTAFTEVEPLFDEFGLDPAQRLGVFAYVKGLQDWQSGGHEWHMRSSRYMNGASDEARAVGVLGGPTGIGTSAAQIAGSLAATLPQRARAYGHAPFQQVGWVRRATVPMPFETTLSPHLDASRAHNLAWGRRMGLLDAEPGFPVPGGLWNEEKLAGYDFALCAAGIHPAASQDELDLTTDWLAWGTYGDDYYPIVFGRAGDMAAARITTDRFKLFMPLDAGAVPPPLTALERSLADLWQRTAGPMAPPARQRFRAAIEDMCESWLWELANQKLNRVPDPVDYIEMRRKTFGSDLTMSLSRIGHGDALPDEIYRSRPVRGMEVAAQDFACLLNDVFSYRKEIEFEGEIHNAVLVVQNFLDCGPQEAMDIVGDLMAARMAEFQHITETQLPTLFEEFDLDETARGVLLDYAQELRDWMAGILTWHEGCARYTEESLLKHYPHLAATVPRPGQPWRTPAGLGLSAARLPSLLNGR from the coding sequence ATGCCGCAGCCCTTCGAACTGCCCAAGTTCTACGTGCCGTACCCGGCGCGGCTGAACCCGCACCTCGAACGCGCCCGGGAGCACTCGAAGGAGTGGGCCCGGGAGATGACGATGATCGAGGGCTCGGGCATCTGGGCCGAATCGGACTTCGACTCGCACGACTACGCCCTGCTGTGCGCGTACACCCACCCGGACGCCTCGGGGCCGGAGTTGGACCTGGTGACCGACTGGTACGTGTGGGTGTTCTTCTTCGACGACCACTTCCTCGACATCTTCAAGCGCACCCCGGACATGGCGGGCGCGAAGGCGTATCTGGACCGGCTGCCGGCCTTCATGCCGGTGGACCTCGCGCAGGAGGTCCCCGAGCCGACGAACCAGGTGGAGGCGGGCCTGGCCGACCTGTGGCGGCGGACGGTGCCGCAGATGTCGGAAGGGTACCGGCGGCGGTTCCACGAGAGCACCCGGCACCTGCTGGAGGAGTCGCTCTGGGAGCTGTCCAACATCAGCACCGGGCGGGTGTCGAACCCGATCGAGTACATCGAGATGCGCCGCAAGGTCGGCGGCGCGCCGTGGTCGGCGAACCTGATCGAGCACGCGGCGGGCGCCGAGGTGCCCGACGCGATCGCGGCGAGCCGCCCGATGCGGGTGCTGCGCGACTGCTTCGCCGACAGCGTGCACCTGCGCAACGACCTGTTCTCGTACCAGCGCGAGATCGAGGACGAGGGCGAACTGTCCAACGCCGTACTGGTGCTGGAACGGTTCCTCGACCAGACCCCGCAGGAGGCCGCCGACACGGTGAACGACCTGCTGACCTCGCGGCTCCAGCAGTTCGAGCACACCGCGTTCACCGAAGTGGAGCCGCTCTTCGACGAGTTCGGGCTGGACCCGGCGCAGCGGCTGGGCGTCTTCGCCTACGTGAAGGGGCTGCAGGACTGGCAGTCCGGCGGCCACGAGTGGCACATGCGCTCCAGCCGCTACATGAACGGCGCGAGCGACGAGGCGCGGGCGGTGGGCGTGCTCGGCGGGCCGACCGGGATCGGCACGTCGGCCGCGCAGATCGCCGGCTCGCTGGCCGCGACGCTGCCGCAGCGGGCCCGCGCCTACGGCCACGCGCCGTTCCAACAGGTCGGCTGGGTGCGGCGGGCGACGGTCCCGATGCCGTTCGAGACGACGCTCAGCCCGCACCTGGACGCCTCCCGCGCACACAACCTGGCATGGGGCCGGCGCATGGGCCTGCTGGACGCCGAGCCCGGCTTCCCGGTGCCGGGCGGGCTGTGGAACGAGGAGAAGCTCGCCGGGTACGACTTCGCACTGTGCGCCGCGGGCATCCATCCGGCCGCCTCCCAGGACGAGTTGGACCTCACCACGGACTGGCTGGCCTGGGGCACCTACGGCGACGACTACTACCCGATCGTCTTCGGCCGGGCCGGCGACATGGCGGCGGCCCGGATCACCACCGATCGGTTCAAGCTGTTCATGCCGCTGGACGCGGGCGCGGTGCCGCCGCCGCTGACGGCGCTGGAACGTTCGCTGGCGGACCTGTGGCAGCGCACCGCGGGCCCGATGGCGCCGCCGGCGCGGCAGCGGTTCCGCGCCGCGATCGAGGACATGTGCGAGAGCTGGCTGTGGGAGCTGGCCAACCAGAAGCTCAACCGGGTGCCCGACCCGGTGGACTACATCGAGATGCGCCGCAAGACGTTCGGCTCGGACCTGACGATGAGCCTGTCCCGGATCGGCCACGGCGACGCGCTGCCCGACGAGATCTACCGCTCCCGGCCGGTGCGCGGCATGGAGGTCGCCGCCCAGGACTTCGCCTGCCTGCTCAACGACGTGTTCTCGTACCGCAAGGAGATCGAGTTCGAGGGCGAGATCCACAACGCGGTGCTGGTGGTGCAGAACTTCCTGGACTGCGGGCCGCAGGAGGCGATGGACATCGTCGGGGACCTGATGGCCGCCCGGATGGCGGAGTTCCAGCACATCACCGAGACCCAACTGCCCACGCTCTTCGAGGAGTTCGACCTCGACGAGACGGCACGCGGAGTACTGCTCGACTACGCCCAGGAGTTGCGGGACTGGATGGCGGGCATCCTCACCTGGCACGAGGGCTGCGCCCGGTACACGGAGGAGTCGCTGCTCAAGCACTACCCGCACCTCGCGGCCACGGTGCCCCGGCCCGGGCAGCCCTGGCGCACCCCGGCTGGCCTGGGCCTGTCCGCGGCCCGGCTGCCGTCCCTGCTCAACGGCCGCTAG
- a CDS encoding DUF3040 domain-containing protein, whose product MPLSEHEQRMLEQMERALYAEDPKFASALEGNGVRAFTRRRVYLAVLGFLCGIGLLMGGMIAQQSWIGVVGFLVMLACAVLAVTGWRRANRPPEAGPPGPPGPTAVPGHIGRRFGARRRQQRRGKVMDRIEERWQRRRDQQQGQ is encoded by the coding sequence GTGCCGCTCTCGGAGCACGAGCAGCGCATGCTCGAGCAAATGGAGCGAGCGCTGTACGCCGAAGATCCCAAGTTCGCGTCGGCGCTTGAGGGAAACGGAGTGCGCGCGTTCACCCGTCGTCGGGTCTACCTGGCCGTGCTCGGTTTCCTGTGCGGGATCGGGCTGCTCATGGGCGGCATGATCGCGCAACAGTCCTGGATCGGCGTCGTCGGCTTCCTGGTGATGCTGGCGTGTGCGGTGCTCGCGGTCACCGGTTGGCGTCGCGCCAACCGTCCGCCCGAGGCCGGGCCGCCCGGACCTCCCGGGCCCACCGCGGTCCCCGGGCACATCGGTCGCCGCTTCGGGGCCCGCCGGCGCCAGCAGCGCCGCGGCAAGGTCATGGACCGCATCGAGGAGCGGTGGCAGCGCCGCCGCGACCAGCAGCAGGGCCAGTAG